In Mangifera indica cultivar Alphonso chromosome 1, CATAS_Mindica_2.1, whole genome shotgun sequence, a single genomic region encodes these proteins:
- the LOC123222782 gene encoding alanine--glyoxylate aminotransferase 2 homolog 1, mitochondrial-like, whose amino-acid sequence MAFLQRQILKRKLGLYGNCRRSLCSSLSAVPSDDNSSSLPPQLPPFDYQPKPYLGPSADQVLEKRKRFLGPSLFYYYQKPLNIVEGKMQYLFDESGKRYLDAFAGIVTVSCGHCHPDILNAITEQNNLLQHATTIYLHHAIADFAEALASKMPGNLKIVYFVNSGTEANELAMLMARLYSGNLGMIALRNAYHGGSSNTIGLTALNTWKYPIPQGEIHHVVNPDPYRGVFGSNGALYAKDVQDHIDFGSSGKVAGFIAETIQGVGGAVELAPGYLKHVYDIVRNAGGVCIADEVQTGFGRTGSHYWGFETQGVIPDIVTMAKGIGNGLPLGAVVTTPEIASVMAQKIQFNTFGGNPVCSVGGLAVLRVIDKEKRQAHCADVGSHLIGRLRALQERHDIIGDVRGRGLMVGVELVTDRNKKTPAKAETAVLFEKLRELGVLIGKGGLHGNVFRIKPPMCFTKDDADFLVDAMEYAMSKL is encoded by the exons ATGGCGTTTTTGCAGAGACAAATTTTGAAGAGGAAATTGGGGCTTTATGGGAACTGTAGAAGGAGTCTCTGCAGTTCGCTCTCTGCTGTTCCTAGTGATGATAATTCTTCTTCCTTGCCGCCCCAGTTGCCGCCCTTTGATTATCAGCCTAAGCCTTACTTGGGTCCTTCTGCTGATCAAGTTCTTGAGAAAAGAAAGCGCTTTTTGGGTCCCTCTCTGTTTTATTACTATCAAAAGCCT CTCAATATTGTTGAAGGTAAAATGCAATATTTGTTTGACGAGAGTGGAAAGCGGTACCTGGATGCTTTTGCTGGAATAGTTACTGTGTCTTGTGGGCATTGCCACCCTGATATCTTGAATGCTATTACAGAGCAAAACAATCTTCTTCAGCATGCAACAACTATATACTTACACCACGCTATAGCTGACTTTGCTGAGGCATTGGCATCAAAAATGCCTGGAAACCTAAag ATTGTGTATTTTGTCAATTCTGGGACAGAAGCAAATGAACTAGCAATGTTGATGGCAAGACTTTACAGTGGTAATCTTGGCATGATTGCCCTAAGAAATGCTTATCATGGTGGAAGCTCCAATACAATTGGACTGACTGCCCTAAATACGTGGAAGTACCCCATACCACAG GGTGAAATCCATCATGTTGTAAATCCAGATCCATACCGTGGAGTCTTTGGCTCGAATGGTGCGCTTTATGCCAAAGATGTACAAGATCACATTGATTTTGGAAGTTCAGGAAAAGTTGCTGGTTTTATTGCTGAAACCATTCAG GGAGTTGGTGGAGCAGTAGAATTGGCCCCTGGATACTTAAAACATGTTTATGACATTGTGCGTAACGCTGGTGGTGTCTGCATTGCTGATGAAGTGCAAACTGGATTTGGTCGCACTGGAAGCCACTACTGGGGCTTTGAGACACAAGGTGTCATTCCTGACATAGTTACCATGGCAAAG GGAATTGGCAATGGTTTGCCATTGGGAGCTGTAGTGACAACACCAGAAATAGCTAGTGTAATGGCTCAGAAGATTCAGTTCAACACTTTTGGTGGAAACCCAGTATGTTCTGTTGGTGGGCTTGCAGTGCTCAGGGTTATTGATAAGGAGAAGCGTCAAGCGCATTGTGCAGATGTTGGTTCTCACCTGATTGGCCGCTTGAGAGCTCTGCAAGAGAGACATGATA TCATTGGAGATGTGAGAGGGAGAGGCCTCATGGTGGGGGTAGAACTAGTGACTGACAGGAACAAGAAGACACCTGCCAAGGCTGAAACTGCAGTCTTGTTTGAGAAACTCAGAG AGCTCGGTGTTCTCATTGGTAAAGGTGGGCTGCATGGAAATGTTTTCAGAATCAAGCCGCCGATGTGTTTTACCAAAGATGATGCAG ATTTTCTTGTTGATGCTATGGAATATGCAATGTCAAAATTGTAA